Proteins encoded in a region of the Pseudomonas sp. GOM7 genome:
- the rpoH gene encoding RNA polymerase sigma factor RpoH: MSTSLQPVHALVPGANLEAYVHAVNSIPLLTPEQERELAESLYYKQDLEAARQMVLAHLRFVVHIARSYSGYGLAQADLIQEGNVGLMKAVKRFNPEMGVRLVSFAVHWIRAEIHEFILKNWRIVKVATTKAQRKLFFNLRSQKKRLAWLNNDEVEAVAESLGVEPHEVREMESRLTGQDMAFDPANDADDDSAFQSPAQYLEDHRYDPARQLEDADWSDSSSSNLHEALESLDERSRDILYQRWLAEEKATLHDLAAKYNVSAERIRQLEKNAMNKLKGCIAA, translated from the coding sequence ATGTCCACTTCCTTGCAACCTGTTCATGCTCTGGTTCCAGGCGCCAACCTGGAGGCTTACGTGCATGCGGTCAACAGCATTCCGCTGCTGACGCCCGAGCAGGAGCGTGAGTTGGCCGAGAGTCTCTATTACAAGCAGGATCTCGAGGCCGCCCGGCAGATGGTGCTGGCCCACCTGCGTTTCGTGGTGCACATCGCCCGCAGCTACTCCGGTTATGGTCTGGCTCAGGCCGACCTGATCCAGGAGGGCAACGTCGGCCTGATGAAGGCGGTCAAGCGTTTCAACCCGGAAATGGGCGTACGCCTGGTGTCCTTTGCCGTGCACTGGATCCGCGCGGAAATCCACGAGTTCATCCTGAAGAACTGGCGCATCGTCAAGGTGGCCACCACCAAGGCCCAGCGCAAGCTGTTCTTCAACCTGCGCAGCCAGAAGAAGCGTCTGGCCTGGCTGAACAACGACGAGGTCGAGGCCGTGGCCGAGAGCCTGGGCGTCGAGCCGCATGAAGTACGCGAGATGGAAAGCCGCTTGACCGGCCAGGACATGGCCTTCGACCCGGCCAACGATGCCGATGACGACAGCGCCTTCCAGTCGCCCGCGCAGTATCTGGAAGACCACCGCTACGACCCGGCCCGTCAGCTTGAGGACGCCGACTGGAGCGACAGCTCCAGCAGCAACCTGCACGAGGCGCTGGAAAGCCTGGACGAGCGCAGCCGCGACATTCTTTACCAGCGCTGGCTGGCCGAAGAGAAGGCGACACTGCACGACCTGGCCGCCAAATACAACGTCTCGGCCGAGCGTATCCGTCAGCTAGAGAAGAACGCCATGAACAAGCTCAAGGGCTGTATCGCCGCCTGA
- the ftsX gene encoding permease-like cell division protein FtsX — protein MSASKMPKPQPAERVGAAPRNKVVDGPADEPDFRTLLNAWLESHRASLVDSLRRLARQPIGSFFTCWVMAVALSLPMGLSLLLDNVEKLGGSWQRAAQISLFLDMSASEREGQALREQIAAMDDVADAEWISREQALEEFQQLSGLGQALKELPENPLPGVVLVTPKEVDKAKLEALRQRLAELPKVEQAQLDLVWVERLTAILKLGDRFVFGLSVLLVLALLLVIGNTIRLHIENRRAEIEVIKLVGGTDGYVRRPFLYMGALYGLGAGLFAWLLLAFGLDWLNDAVVRLSGLYGSDFALGGVPSSDGFSLLLGAVLLGYIGAWLAVARHLNELAPR, from the coding sequence ATGAGCGCGTCGAAGATGCCCAAGCCGCAGCCGGCCGAACGGGTCGGCGCCGCGCCGCGCAACAAGGTGGTGGATGGCCCGGCAGACGAGCCGGATTTTCGTACCCTGCTCAACGCCTGGCTGGAAAGCCACCGCGCCAGCCTGGTGGACAGCCTGCGCCGCCTGGCGCGCCAGCCCATCGGCAGCTTCTTCACCTGCTGGGTGATGGCCGTGGCGCTGAGCCTGCCCATGGGCCTGTCGCTGCTGCTGGACAACGTCGAGAAACTCGGCGGCTCCTGGCAGCGCGCCGCGCAGATTTCCCTGTTCCTCGACATGTCCGCGAGCGAGCGCGAAGGCCAGGCGCTGCGCGAGCAGATCGCCGCGATGGACGATGTTGCCGATGCCGAGTGGATCAGCCGCGAGCAGGCGCTGGAAGAGTTTCAGCAGCTCTCCGGCCTGGGCCAGGCGCTCAAGGAGCTGCCGGAAAACCCGCTGCCCGGCGTGGTGCTGGTAACGCCCAAGGAAGTGGACAAGGCCAAGCTCGAAGCCCTGCGCCAGCGTCTGGCGGAACTGCCCAAGGTTGAGCAGGCACAGCTCGATCTGGTCTGGGTCGAGCGCCTGACCGCCATCCTCAAACTGGGCGATCGCTTCGTTTTCGGTCTCAGCGTGCTGCTGGTGCTGGCCCTGCTGCTGGTGATCGGCAACACCATCCGCCTGCACATCGAGAACCGCCGCGCCGAAATCGAGGTGATCAAGCTGGTGGGCGGCACCGATGGCTACGTGCGCCGACCCTTCCTCTACATGGGCGCGCTGTATGGCCTCGGTGCCGGACTGTTCGCCTGGCTGCTGCTGGCCTTCGGGCTGGATTGGCTGAACGATGCTGTAGTACGTTTGTCTGGTCTTTACGGTAGCGATTTCGCCCTGGGTGGCGTACCTTCTTCCGATGGTTTTTCCCTGCTGCTCGGCGCCGTGCTGTTGGGCTATATTGGCGCCTGGCTGGCGGTTGCTCGACACCTGAACGAGCTGGCGCCGCGTTGA
- the ftsE gene encoding cell division ATP-binding protein FtsE, with product MIRFEQVAKRYPNGHVGLHELTFRVRPGEFLFVTGHSGAGKSTLLRLLLAMERPTSGKLLLAGQDLSTITNAQIPFLRRQIGVVFQNHQLLFDRTVYDNVALPLQILGLSKPEIAKRVGAALERVSLSDKAEQAPGDLSTGQQQRVGIARAIVHRPALLLADEPTGNLDPRLAAEIMGVFEDINQLGTTVLIASHDLALIARMRQRMLTLQRGRLIGDGEAA from the coding sequence ATGATCCGATTCGAGCAGGTCGCCAAGCGTTACCCCAATGGCCATGTCGGGCTGCACGAACTGACCTTCCGCGTTCGCCCCGGCGAGTTCCTCTTCGTCACCGGCCACTCCGGCGCTGGCAAGAGCACCCTGTTGCGCCTGCTGCTGGCGATGGAGCGGCCCACCAGCGGCAAGTTGCTGCTGGCCGGGCAGGATCTGTCCACCATCACCAACGCGCAGATTCCCTTCCTGCGCCGGCAGATCGGCGTGGTGTTCCAGAATCACCAGTTGCTGTTCGATCGCACGGTCTATGACAACGTTGCCCTGCCGCTGCAGATTCTCGGCCTGTCCAAGCCTGAAATCGCCAAGCGGGTCGGCGCCGCGCTGGAGCGGGTCAGCCTCAGCGACAAGGCCGAGCAGGCACCCGGTGACCTGTCCACCGGCCAGCAACAGCGCGTCGGCATCGCCCGCGCCATCGTCCATCGTCCGGCTCTGCTGCTGGCGGACGAGCCCACCGGCAACCTCGACCCGCGCCTGGCTGCCGAGATCATGGGCGTGTTCGAGGACATCAACCAACTGGGCACCACGGTGCTGATCGCCAGCCACGACCTGGCGCTGATCGCGCGCATGCGCCAGCGCATGCTCACCCTGCAACGCGGTCGCCTGATCGGTGACGGGGAGGCGGCCTGA
- the mtgA gene encoding monofunctional biosynthetic peptidoglycan transglycosylase: MLRSLTRRLLKLLLWLMLASALLVLVLRWVPPPGTALMVERKLEAWGNGQSLELKRQWRPWKELPDDLKMAVIAGEDQKFAEHWGFDLGAIQAALVHNQSGGSLRGASTLSQQVAKNLFLWSGRSWLRKGLEAWFTALIELLWSKERILEVYLNSVEWGDGIFGAEAAARHHFGVGAPYLNRQQASQLAAVLPNPLRWSAGRPDGYIARRAAWIRQQMRQLGGSHYLDQLEPVRPSWWPQWL, from the coding sequence ATGCTTCGTTCCCTGACCCGCCGCCTACTCAAACTGCTGCTCTGGCTGATGCTCGCCAGCGCATTACTGGTGCTCGTGCTGCGCTGGGTGCCGCCGCCCGGCACGGCGCTGATGGTCGAGCGCAAGCTCGAAGCCTGGGGCAACGGCCAGAGCCTGGAGCTGAAACGCCAGTGGCGCCCCTGGAAGGAGCTGCCGGACGATCTGAAGATGGCGGTGATCGCCGGCGAAGACCAGAAGTTCGCCGAACACTGGGGCTTCGACCTTGGCGCCATCCAGGCGGCATTAGTGCACAATCAGAGCGGCGGCTCGCTGCGTGGCGCCAGCACCCTCAGCCAGCAGGTGGCGAAGAATCTGTTCCTCTGGTCTGGCCGCAGTTGGCTGCGCAAGGGCCTGGAAGCCTGGTTCACCGCGCTGATCGAGCTGCTTTGGTCGAAGGAGCGCATCCTCGAGGTCTACCTCAACAGCGTCGAGTGGGGCGATGGCATCTTCGGCGCTGAGGCTGCCGCGCGCCACCACTTCGGTGTCGGCGCGCCCTATCTCAATCGTCAGCAGGCCAGCCAACTGGCGGCAGTGCTGCCCAACCCGCTGCGCTGGAGCGCCGGTCGCCCGGATGGCTATATCGCCCGTCGTGCGGCCTGGATTCGCCAGCAGATGCGACAACTGGGCGGTAGCCACTACCTCGATCAGCTCGAGCCGGTCAGGCCGAGTTGGTGGCCGCAATGGCTATAG
- the ftsY gene encoding signal recognition particle-docking protein FtsY, protein MFGSKDDKKSPAEAGAQNPPVTEEKKSLFSWWRKKPADSTTEPAPAEQPESALAPAEPATPEPVSESVPAAEPEAAETTPAPQPAPSVVEAAPVVAEVPLAAPEPMVEAIPPAPVAVPATQEKPSFFARLKQGLSKTSASLGEGMASLFLGKKSIDDDLLDDLETRLLTADVGVEATTAIIGNLTKRVARKELADSGALYKALQEELVTLLKPVEQPLVIDSAKQPYVILVVGVNGVGKTTTIGKLAKKLQLEGKKVMLAAGDTFRAAAVEQLQVWGERNNIAVIAQHTGADSASVIFDAVQAAKSRGVDVLIADTAGRLHTKDNLMEELRKVRRVIGKLDETAPHEVLLVLDAGTGQNAINQAKQFNQTVNLSGLALTKLDGTAKGGVIFALAKQFGLPIRYIGVGEGIDDLRPFQAQAFVQALFEERERA, encoded by the coding sequence ATGTTTGGTTCCAAAGACGACAAGAAGTCGCCGGCCGAGGCTGGCGCGCAGAATCCGCCTGTGACCGAAGAAAAGAAATCCCTGTTCAGTTGGTGGCGCAAGAAACCGGCGGACAGCACCACCGAGCCAGCACCAGCCGAGCAGCCTGAGTCCGCTCTGGCACCTGCCGAGCCGGCGACGCCGGAGCCGGTTTCCGAGAGCGTGCCGGCAGCCGAGCCGGAAGCCGCCGAAACCACGCCAGCGCCGCAGCCAGCGCCAAGCGTTGTCGAGGCCGCGCCTGTGGTCGCTGAGGTGCCGCTAGCGGCCCCCGAACCCATGGTCGAGGCCATCCCGCCTGCTCCTGTCGCCGTGCCTGCCACGCAGGAAAAGCCGAGCTTCTTCGCCCGCCTCAAGCAAGGCCTGTCCAAGACCAGCGCCAGCCTCGGCGAGGGCATGGCCAGCCTGTTCCTCGGCAAGAAGAGCATCGACGACGACCTGCTCGACGATCTGGAAACCCGTCTGCTCACCGCTGACGTCGGTGTCGAGGCGACCACCGCCATCATCGGCAACCTGACCAAGCGCGTGGCGCGCAAGGAACTGGCCGACAGCGGCGCGCTGTACAAGGCGTTGCAGGAAGAGCTGGTGACCCTGCTCAAGCCGGTGGAACAGCCACTGGTGATCGACAGCGCCAAGCAGCCCTATGTGATCCTCGTCGTCGGGGTCAACGGCGTGGGCAAGACCACCACCATCGGCAAGCTGGCCAAGAAGCTGCAGCTCGAAGGCAAGAAGGTCATGCTCGCCGCTGGCGACACCTTCCGCGCCGCTGCCGTGGAGCAATTGCAGGTCTGGGGCGAGCGCAACAACATCGCGGTGATCGCTCAGCACACCGGCGCCGACTCGGCCTCGGTGATCTTCGACGCGGTGCAGGCCGCCAAGTCCCGTGGCGTCGACGTGCTGATCGCCGACACCGCCGGGCGCCTGCACACCAAGGACAACCTGATGGAAGAGCTGAGGAAGGTGCGCCGGGTGATCGGCAAGCTGGACGAAACGGCGCCGCACGAAGTGCTGCTGGTGCTCGACGCCGGTACCGGGCAGAACGCCATCAACCAGGCCAAGCAGTTCAACCAGACGGTGAACCTCAGCGGCCTGGCGCTGACCAAGCTCGATGGCACCGCCAAGGGCGGCGTCATCTTCGCCCTGGCCAAGCAGTTCGGCTTGCCGATTCGCTACATCGGCGTGGGCGAGGGCATCGATGACCTGCGCCCGTTCCAGGCGCAGGCCTTCGTTCAGGCACTCTTCGAGGAGCGCGAGCGGGCATGA